In the genome of Streptomyces sp. V2I9, one region contains:
- a CDS encoding histidine phosphatase family protein — translation MTVRVMLISPAMNAALRAARFEGDAPLDRSGRERARAAGGAVPEAGLTRSGPSERCRETAGALGLAARTEPALSGWDMGRWAGLTLEEVAAAEPAEVAAWLGDPSAAPHGGESLHGLIRRIGGWLDSLGGPAAPGAGVLAVAEAAVVRAAVVHGLRLSAEAFWRLDVAPLTLTELSGRSERWNVALGRPLTARTAG, via the coding sequence ATGACCGTACGGGTGATGTTGATCTCACCGGCGATGAACGCCGCGCTGCGAGCGGCCCGTTTCGAGGGGGACGCCCCGCTGGACCGGTCGGGCCGCGAGCGGGCACGGGCGGCGGGCGGTGCGGTGCCGGAGGCCGGACTGACACGCAGCGGCCCGTCCGAGCGGTGCCGCGAGACGGCCGGGGCGCTCGGCCTGGCGGCCCGGACCGAACCGGCCCTGAGCGGCTGGGACATGGGCCGCTGGGCCGGCCTCACACTGGAGGAGGTGGCCGCCGCCGAGCCCGCGGAAGTGGCCGCCTGGCTGGGCGACCCGTCGGCGGCCCCGCACGGCGGCGAATCGTTGCACGGTCTGATCAGGCGGATCGGGGGATGGCTGGACTCCCTCGGCGGACCGGCCGCGCCCGGCGCGGGCGTCCTCGCGGTGGCCGAGGCGGCGGTCGTCCGGGCGGCGGTCGTGCACGGTCTGCGGCTGTCGGCGGAGGCGTTCTGGCGACTGGACGTCGCCCCGCTGACGCTGACCGAACTCAGCGGGCGGTCGGAGCGGTGGAATGTGGCCCTGGGACGCCCGCTGACCGCGCGGACCGCCGGCTGA
- a CDS encoding MraY family glycosyltransferase produces MNVLGIIASGVAALFITVALARSARRVALRPHTPAKPGGCASRARALRRAGGATAVLGAAAAAGGALWLGAADDAPASVAGLLAGAGAVAALGLVHDLKPLGPVLRLAAQTAAAALVVWAAGLSPVAAVLAVLWIVLVTNAFALLDHADGLLTAVGLVTAAGLLACAALDGGSALALLPATLAAGLAGFLLHTWHPARLRLGACGAQFTGFALAASGALLQEAAPAGRAAWAALPALATVALADTALVVISRRRAGRSPLRDADDHIAHRLRRVRVTVPGAAILVALWAGVPVATGTLVYAGLMHPAFLLVPLAGTVAVVVALLRIPAYAPPRAARSRTVAPRTGTRRPATPAAPAAKPRTAPAQGGSASAQGGSASAPGKNAPPGTARTASGRPTVPPPPSGRPSEAAAVAAERS; encoded by the coding sequence GTGAACGTGCTGGGGATCATCGCCTCCGGTGTGGCCGCGCTGTTCATCACGGTCGCACTCGCCAGGAGCGCCCGCCGCGTGGCGCTCCGCCCCCACACCCCGGCGAAGCCGGGCGGGTGCGCGTCACGGGCCAGGGCGCTGCGCAGAGCGGGCGGGGCGACCGCCGTGCTCGGCGCCGCCGCGGCGGCCGGTGGAGCTCTGTGGCTCGGTGCGGCGGACGACGCGCCCGCCTCCGTCGCGGGGCTGCTCGCCGGTGCCGGGGCCGTGGCCGCGCTCGGTCTCGTGCACGACCTGAAGCCGCTGGGGCCCGTCCTGCGCCTGGCCGCCCAGACGGCGGCCGCCGCCCTCGTCGTCTGGGCGGCCGGACTGTCGCCCGTCGCGGCCGTCCTGGCCGTGCTCTGGATCGTCCTCGTCACCAACGCGTTCGCCCTGCTCGACCACGCCGACGGGCTGCTGACCGCCGTCGGCCTGGTCACCGCCGCCGGACTGCTCGCGTGTGCGGCCCTCGACGGCGGCTCCGCGCTCGCGCTGCTTCCGGCGACTCTGGCCGCGGGGCTCGCCGGGTTCCTGCTCCATACCTGGCACCCCGCCCGTCTGCGGCTCGGCGCGTGCGGCGCGCAGTTCACGGGGTTCGCGCTGGCCGCTTCCGGGGCGCTGCTCCAGGAGGCGGCCCCGGCCGGCCGCGCCGCGTGGGCCGCGCTGCCCGCCCTGGCGACGGTGGCCCTCGCCGACACCGCCCTCGTCGTGATCTCCCGCCGTCGCGCGGGACGTTCTCCGCTGCGCGACGCCGACGACCACATCGCGCACCGGCTGCGACGGGTGCGGGTCACGGTGCCCGGCGCGGCGATCCTGGTGGCCCTGTGGGCGGGCGTGCCCGTGGCCACCGGAACGCTCGTGTACGCCGGGCTGATGCACCCCGCGTTCCTCCTCGTGCCGCTGGCCGGGACGGTCGCCGTCGTCGTCGCCCTGCTCCGGATTCCCGCATACGCGCCGCCCCGCGCGGCTCGGTCCCGTACGGTCGCGCCCCGTACCGGAACCCGGCGACCCGCGACGCCCGCCGCGCCCGCCGCGAAGCCCAGGACGGCCCCCGCGCAGGGTGGATCGGCATCCGCGCAGGGTGGCTCGGCATCCGCCCCCGGCAAGAACGCTCCCCCCGGCACCGCCAGGACCGCCTCCGGCCGCCCCACCGTGCCGCCCCCGCCCTCCGGCCGCCCCTCCGAGGCCGCCGCGGTCGCGGCCGAGCGGAGCTGA
- a CDS encoding tetratricopeptide repeat protein: MSETETYYEFGTPADRWDRAQMFFEAKEYLTAARILGGLVEEAPAQVAPRLLLARSYYHSARLGKAEEELRVILDLDPVESYAHLMLGRTLERQGRAADAAPHLRMAAALDGDFGPGTA, translated from the coding sequence GTGAGCGAGACCGAGACCTACTACGAATTCGGCACCCCCGCCGACCGGTGGGACCGGGCGCAGATGTTCTTCGAGGCCAAGGAGTACCTGACGGCCGCGCGGATCCTGGGCGGGCTCGTCGAGGAGGCGCCGGCGCAGGTCGCGCCGCGTCTGCTGCTGGCCCGCTCCTACTACCACTCCGCCCGGCTGGGCAAGGCGGAGGAGGAACTGCGGGTCATCCTGGACCTCGACCCGGTGGAGAGTTACGCGCATCTCATGCTGGGCCGCACCCTCGAGCGCCAGGGCCGGGCCGCCGATGCCGCCCCGCACCTGCGGATGGCCGCCGCCCTCGACGGCGACTTCGGGCCCGGCACCGCCTGA
- a CDS encoding 4'-phosphopantetheinyl transferase — protein MIERLLPADVSCAATRAETVPDGTLFPEEEALVARSVAKRRNDFATARACARRAMAGLGLPPVAVLHGHRGRPLWPDGIVGSLTHCHGYRAAALAREKDVLSLGIDAEQHAPLPDGVRELVTLPAERERIGPPAAEGSGAIHWDRVLFSAKESVFKTWYPITRTELDFTEADLTFQQRSGPEGVGGGRTPVAAYGDFAARLLLTDPALPTTLRGRWWIEEGIVVTAVLVRPDWRETDDF, from the coding sequence ATGATCGAGCGGCTGCTGCCCGCCGACGTCTCCTGCGCGGCCACCCGCGCCGAGACCGTCCCGGACGGGACCCTCTTCCCGGAGGAGGAGGCGCTGGTCGCCAGGAGCGTGGCCAAGCGCAGGAACGATTTCGCCACAGCCCGCGCCTGCGCCCGGCGTGCCATGGCCGGACTCGGCCTGCCCCCGGTGGCCGTCCTCCACGGACACCGGGGAAGACCGCTGTGGCCCGACGGGATCGTCGGCAGTCTCACCCACTGCCACGGGTACCGGGCAGCCGCGCTGGCCCGCGAGAAGGACGTGCTCTCGCTGGGGATCGACGCGGAACAGCATGCCCCGCTGCCGGACGGCGTACGGGAGTTGGTGACGCTGCCCGCGGAACGGGAGCGGATCGGGCCGCCGGCCGCGGAGGGCTCGGGAGCCATCCACTGGGACCGCGTCCTGTTCTCCGCCAAGGAGAGCGTGTTCAAGACCTGGTATCCGATCACCAGGACCGAACTGGACTTCACCGAGGCGGATCTGACGTTCCAGCAGAGAAGTGGCCCCGAAGGTGTCGGTGGGGGGCGGACCCCCGTCGCGGCCTACGGCGACTTCGCCGCGCGGCTGCTCCTCACCGACCCCGCCCTGCCGACGACGTTGCGCGGGCGCTGGTGGATCGAGGAGGGCATCGTCGTCACGGCCGTACTGGTGCGGCCCGACTGGCGGGAAACGGACGATTTCTGA
- a CDS encoding amidohydrolase, translating to MLCTRLTNARVLTMDPRHPVAHDLGIWRGRIVGVDDAVTSLPVREVVDLDGATVLPGFIDSHVHLAWAGLKAGTPSVAPCERVEDILAVVDAAARRPGPPTAWVEVAGYDQRALGRHLTAAELDRVSHGRKVFLMHDSGHACVVSTAVLELLPAGTPHEDGFLAESAMTAARRLRLPYSQEELADAIELAARACLDEGITACVEAGIGGGLLGHSPVELGAYQLLRDRGRLPLRIQLMASGDTLRPRAAHADDGFPRALDLGLRTGFGDDWLSLGALKIYTDGGMMARTAALTSPYEGETCNTGRFQDDPERLSDLIVDGHLAGWQLAVHAIGDRAADLALDALERARRLRPRPDARHRIEHAGLIRPDQLPRFAALGVSAVVQPNFLRYFGDDYATVMGERRSGWMYRGRGFLDHGVALVGSSDRPVTDGSPLRAIQFMVERASVSGRVIGPEEAVTVDEALRAYTVAGAHACRWEDAAGALSAGMRADLVVLGDDPHRVDPSRIGDIEILRTYVDGRDSRAEA from the coding sequence ATGCTCTGCACACGGTTGACGAACGCGCGCGTCCTCACGATGGACCCCCGCCACCCCGTCGCCCATGACCTGGGCATCTGGCGCGGGAGGATCGTCGGGGTGGACGACGCCGTGACCTCCCTGCCCGTCCGCGAGGTCGTCGACCTGGACGGCGCCACCGTGCTGCCCGGCTTCATCGACAGCCATGTCCACCTGGCCTGGGCCGGGTTGAAGGCCGGCACACCGAGCGTCGCCCCGTGCGAACGGGTCGAGGACATCCTCGCGGTCGTGGACGCGGCGGCCCGGCGGCCGGGCCCGCCGACCGCGTGGGTGGAGGTCGCCGGGTACGACCAGCGGGCGCTGGGACGCCATCTGACCGCCGCCGAACTGGACCGGGTCAGCCATGGCCGCAAGGTCTTCCTGATGCACGACTCCGGCCACGCCTGCGTCGTCAGCACCGCCGTGCTGGAGCTGCTGCCGGCCGGAACGCCCCACGAGGACGGCTTCCTCGCGGAGAGCGCCATGACCGCCGCCCGCCGGCTGCGGCTGCCCTACTCCCAGGAGGAGCTGGCCGACGCGATCGAGCTGGCCGCACGCGCCTGCCTCGACGAGGGAATCACGGCCTGCGTGGAGGCGGGCATCGGCGGCGGACTCCTCGGCCACAGCCCCGTCGAACTGGGCGCCTACCAACTGCTCCGCGACCGCGGGCGACTGCCCCTGCGGATCCAGCTCATGGCCTCGGGCGACACGCTGCGCCCCCGTGCCGCCCACGCCGACGACGGCTTCCCCCGCGCCCTGGATCTCGGCCTGCGCACCGGGTTCGGGGACGACTGGCTGTCGCTCGGCGCGCTCAAGATCTACACCGACGGCGGGATGATGGCCCGCACGGCGGCTCTCACCTCACCGTACGAGGGCGAGACCTGCAACACCGGCCGCTTCCAGGACGACCCGGAACGGCTCAGCGACCTCATCGTCGACGGCCACCTCGCCGGTTGGCAGCTCGCCGTCCATGCCATCGGCGACCGCGCCGCCGACCTCGCCCTGGACGCCCTGGAGCGGGCCCGGAGGCTGCGGCCCCGCCCGGACGCGCGCCACCGTATCGAGCACGCCGGGCTGATCCGCCCCGACCAGCTGCCGCGGTTCGCCGCACTCGGCGTCAGCGCGGTGGTCCAGCCCAACTTCCTCCGCTACTTCGGAGACGACTACGCGACGGTGATGGGGGAGAGGAGGTCCGGCTGGATGTACCGGGGCCGGGGCTTCCTGGATCACGGGGTCGCCCTTGTCGGCAGTTCTGACCGCCCGGTCACGGACGGTTCGCCGCTGCGGGCGATCCAGTTCATGGTCGAACGCGCCTCCGTCTCCGGCCGCGTCATCGGCCCCGAGGAGGCCGTCACCGTCGACGAGGCGCTACGGGCCTACACGGTCGCCGGCGCCCACGCCTGCCGCTGGGAGGACGCGGCGGGCGCCCTCTCGGCCGGGATGCGCGCCGATCTGGTGGTGCTGGGCGACGACCCGCACCGCGTGGACCCGTCCCGGATCGGCGACATCGAGATCCTCCGGACCTACGTGGACGGCCGGGACTCCCGCGCCGAAGCGTGA
- a CDS encoding CbtA family protein, producing MNSLSVRALLVRGMLAGLIAGALALAVAYFLGESRVDAAIALEEAHSHDHGGGEELVTRTMQATGGLATGVLVFGVAVGGIAALVFCYALGRIGNFGPRATAALIAGAALLTVYLVPFLKYPANPPAVGNPDTIGERTTLFFLMVALSVLLAVAAVIIGKRLAPRLGNWNATIAAGAGYVLLIALAYAFLPSFDEVGKDFPATLLWEFRLSTLAVQTTLWTTFGLAFGHLTERLLVPAARAASSRTASAVR from the coding sequence GTGAACTCCCTGTCTGTCAGAGCTCTGCTCGTGCGCGGCATGCTCGCGGGCCTGATCGCGGGCGCGCTCGCACTCGCCGTCGCCTACTTCCTCGGCGAGTCCCGGGTGGACGCGGCCATCGCCCTCGAAGAGGCCCACAGCCACGACCACGGCGGCGGTGAGGAACTGGTCACCCGCACCATGCAGGCCACCGGCGGACTCGCCACCGGCGTCCTGGTCTTCGGCGTCGCCGTGGGGGGAATCGCCGCCCTGGTGTTCTGCTACGCGCTGGGGCGCATCGGAAACTTCGGACCCCGCGCGACGGCGGCACTCATCGCGGGCGCGGCCCTGCTCACGGTCTACCTCGTGCCGTTCCTCAAGTACCCGGCGAACCCGCCGGCCGTCGGCAACCCCGACACCATCGGCGAGCGCACCACCCTGTTCTTCCTGATGGTCGCGCTCAGCGTGCTGCTGGCCGTCGCCGCCGTCATCATCGGCAAACGGCTCGCTCCCCGCCTCGGCAACTGGAACGCCACCATCGCGGCGGGTGCGGGCTACGTCCTGCTGATCGCTCTCGCCTACGCGTTCCTGCCTTCCTTCGACGAGGTGGGCAAGGACTTCCCGGCGACCCTGCTGTGGGAGTTCCGGCTCTCCACGCTCGCGGTCCAGACGACCCTGTGGACCACCTTCGGCCTCGCCTTCGGCCACCTCACCGAACGGCTCCTGGTGCCGGCGGCCCGTGCCGCCTCTTCCCGTACCGCGAGCGCGGTGCGCTGA
- a CDS encoding CbtB-domain containing protein encodes MAQSAVPAAGSSAIAPISAKALAPWAVFFGVLMLVLLYFVGAEQGATALISGEGVHEWVHDGRHLLGFPCH; translated from the coding sequence ATGGCACAGTCAGCCGTTCCCGCAGCCGGATCGTCCGCGATCGCTCCGATCTCGGCGAAGGCCCTCGCCCCGTGGGCGGTCTTCTTCGGCGTTCTCATGCTCGTCCTGCTGTACTTCGTCGGCGCCGAACAGGGCGCCACCGCGCTCATCTCGGGCGAAGGCGTGCACGAGTGGGTCCACGACGGCCGTCACCTGCTCGGCTTCCCCTGCCACTGA
- a CDS encoding pirin family protein has product MSNLDRQATPSVCGGRGFVVAEPVRELLAPRRVRLGGSTEVRRLLPNLGRRMVGAWAFVDHYGPDDIADEPGMQVPPHPHMGLQTVSWLHEGEVLHRDSLGSLQTVRPRELGLMTSGRAISHSEESPREHARLLHGAQLWVALPGAHRHVEPHFQHHTDLPVVTAPGLAATVILGELDGAVSPGTAYTPIVGADLTLTGGAEARLPLDPDFEYAVLSMSGEAEVDGVPVLPGSMLYLGCGRTELPLRGVSDAGLMLLGGEPFEEELVMFWNWIGRSQEEIVQPREDWMEGKRFGEVKGYDGARLPAPALPPVPLKPRGRLR; this is encoded by the coding sequence ATGAGCAATCTCGATCGCCAGGCCACCCCCTCCGTCTGCGGAGGGCGCGGCTTCGTCGTCGCCGAGCCCGTCCGCGAGCTTCTCGCCCCCCGTCGCGTCCGGCTCGGCGGGAGCACCGAAGTCCGTCGCCTGCTGCCCAATCTCGGCCGCCGCATGGTGGGTGCGTGGGCGTTCGTGGACCACTACGGGCCGGACGACATCGCGGACGAGCCGGGTATGCAGGTGCCGCCCCATCCCCACATGGGCCTCCAGACCGTCAGCTGGCTCCACGAGGGGGAGGTCCTGCACCGGGACAGCCTCGGCAGCCTGCAGACGGTACGTCCCCGCGAACTGGGCCTGATGACCTCGGGCCGGGCCATCAGCCACTCCGAGGAGAGTCCGAGGGAGCACGCCCGCCTCCTGCACGGAGCGCAGCTCTGGGTGGCTCTGCCGGGGGCGCACCGGCACGTCGAACCGCACTTCCAGCACCACACGGACCTGCCCGTCGTCACCGCCCCCGGTCTGGCCGCCACCGTCATCCTGGGCGAACTGGACGGGGCGGTCTCGCCCGGTACCGCGTACACCCCGATCGTCGGCGCCGACCTGACCCTGACCGGTGGCGCCGAAGCCCGTCTGCCCCTGGACCCCGACTTCGAGTACGCGGTCCTGTCCATGTCCGGCGAGGCAGAGGTCGACGGCGTGCCCGTACTGCCCGGATCGATGCTCTACCTCGGCTGCGGCCGCACCGAACTGCCCCTGCGCGGTGTCTCCGACGCAGGGCTGATGCTCCTGGGCGGCGAGCCGTTCGAGGAGGAGCTGGTGATGTTCTGGAACTGGATCGGACGGTCCCAGGAGGAGATCGTCCAGCCCCGCGAGGACTGGATGGAGGGGAAGCGGTTCGGCGAGGTCAAGGGCTACGACGGGGCTCGGCTGCCTGCCCCCGCATTGCCGCCGGTACCGCTGAAGCCGCGTGGAAGGCTCCGCTGA
- a CDS encoding metallophosphoesterase, translating to MTPPSDPAPDRATGPAPAHGDGGRHQGTGRLMAVSDVHAAMSDNRQIVESLRPTSDADWLIVAGDVAERPEDIRWVLGLLAKRFAKVIWAPGNHELWTLPKDPVQLRGQDRYDHLVELCRELGVTTPEDPFPLWPGPDGPVAIAPLFLLYDYTFRAPGTHTKEESLAVAHEAGIVCNDEYLLFPDPYPTRDAWCRARVAVTERRLAEHDPAVPLVLAGHWPLLREPTSVMWYPEFAQWCGTELTADWHRRFNVTAVVYGHLHIPRTTWYDGVRFEEVSIGYPREWRERGHPRGLLRQILPYEGEPAPPARTGAGPSVQRHTSGGTS from the coding sequence ATGACGCCTCCGAGCGATCCCGCGCCGGACAGAGCCACCGGCCCGGCCCCCGCCCACGGTGACGGGGGCCGCCACCAGGGAACGGGCCGGTTGATGGCCGTGAGTGACGTGCACGCGGCGATGTCCGACAACCGGCAGATCGTGGAGTCCCTGCGCCCCACGTCCGACGCGGACTGGCTGATCGTCGCGGGCGACGTGGCCGAGCGGCCCGAGGACATCCGGTGGGTGCTCGGACTCCTGGCGAAGCGCTTCGCCAAGGTGATCTGGGCACCCGGCAATCACGAGCTGTGGACGCTGCCCAAGGACCCGGTCCAACTGCGCGGCCAGGACCGCTACGACCATCTCGTGGAGCTGTGCCGGGAGTTGGGCGTCACCACGCCGGAGGACCCCTTTCCGCTCTGGCCGGGTCCGGACGGACCGGTGGCGATCGCTCCCCTCTTCCTGCTGTACGACTACACCTTCCGCGCCCCCGGCACGCACACGAAGGAGGAGTCCCTCGCCGTCGCGCACGAGGCCGGGATCGTCTGCAACGACGAGTACCTCCTGTTCCCGGACCCCTATCCGACGCGCGACGCCTGGTGCCGTGCCCGTGTCGCCGTCACCGAACGCCGGCTCGCGGAGCACGACCCCGCCGTCCCGCTCGTCCTCGCCGGGCACTGGCCCCTCCTCCGGGAGCCCACCTCGGTGATGTGGTATCCGGAGTTCGCGCAGTGGTGCGGCACCGAACTGACCGCGGACTGGCACCGCCGCTTCAACGTCACCGCCGTCGTCTACGGCCACCTCCACATCCCCCGTACGACCTGGTACGACGGGGTGCGCTTCGAGGAGGTCTCCATCGGCTATCCCAGGGAGTGGCGCGAGAGGGGACACCCGCGCGGCCTGCTGCGGCAGATCCTCCCCTACGAGGGCGAACCCGCCCCACCGGCCCGGACCGGCGCCGGTCCGTCCGTCCAGCGGCACACCTCCGGAGGCACTTCATGA